The following are encoded together in the Wolbachia endosymbiont (group E) of Neria commutata genome:
- the ssb gene encoding single-stranded DNA-binding protein, whose product MSGGTINKVILIGNLGKDPEIRTTQNGKEMANFSIATSESWTDKFSGTRSEKTEWHNIVVFSEGLVKIVKDFACKGSKVYIEGSLRTRKWTDQNGNEKYTTEVLLQNFNSVLTLLDSRSSIPNSDYKPNEYKQNEPEHKGKHDSFNDDIKDELIDDEIPF is encoded by the coding sequence ATGTCTGGTGGTACTATAAACAAAGTCATACTAATTGGAAATTTAGGAAAAGATCCTGAGATTAGAACTACACAAAATGGAAAGGAAATGGCTAATTTTTCAATAGCAACGTCTGAAAGCTGGACTGATAAATTTTCTGGGACACGATCTGAAAAAACAGAGTGGCATAATATTGTAGTTTTTAGTGAAGGGCTAGTAAAAATTGTAAAAGATTTTGCATGCAAGGGCAGTAAGGTTTATATTGAAGGATCACTAAGAACTAGAAAATGGACTGATCAAAATGGTAATGAAAAATATACAACGGAAGTTTTACTACAAAACTTTAATAGTGTCCTTACTCTGCTTGATTCACGTAGCAGTATACCAAACTCTGATTATAAACCAAACGAATACAAACAAAATGAGCCAGAGCACAAAGGTAAACATGATAGTTTCAACGATGATATAAAAGATGAACTAATTGATGATGAAATACCGTTTTAA